Proteins co-encoded in one Euleptes europaea isolate rEulEur1 chromosome 1, rEulEur1.hap1, whole genome shotgun sequence genomic window:
- the HIGD2A gene encoding HIG1 domain family member 2A, mitochondrial yields the protein MAQSAPPPFDPSHPPVLEGFSPSAFQHREEGFRGKFLRKTRENPLVPIGCLGTAGALTYGLICFKRGKNRQSQIMMRARILAQGFTIAALIVGVVVTAMKAEK from the exons ATGGCGCAGAGTGCTCCACCGCCTTTTGATCCCAGTCATCCCCCCGTCCTCGAAGGCTTTTCGCCCAGCGCCTTCCAGCACCGGGAGGAGGGGTTCAGAGGAAAATTTCTGCGCAAGACCCGCGAGAACCCGCTTGTGCCCATAG GCTGCCTTGGCACAGCAGGAGCTTTGACCTATGGACTCATCTGTTTCAAGAGGGGCAAGAATCGCCAGTCCCAAATAATGATGCGGGCACGTATTCTAGCCCAAGGCTTTACCATTGCCGCCTTAATAGTGGGGGTGGTTGTTACAGCAATGAAAGCAGAGAAGTGA
- the NOP16 gene encoding nucleolar protein 16 produces MPKAKKKSRRAKYNYNVDRKKLNRAFRKQQAPRIKCSQIRHAWDRTKSVSQNLAEMGLAADPNKAVPIPKLMQPVMKMDLDGPGKKTTVVRKPYVLSELEYQASLPEKKSETLSRDLIDYVQHMIRSHGQNYKAMARDEKNYYQDTPKQIKGKISVYKRFYPEEYQAFSASLQQEKMDQQ; encoded by the exons ATGCCGAAAGCCAAGAAAAAGAGCCGGCGGGCAAAGTACAACTACAATGTGGACCGCAAGAAGCTGAACAGGGCTTTTCGCAAGCAGCAGGCACCCCGTATAAAATG ttcCCAAATCCGACATGCCTGGGATCGCACAAAATCTGTATCACAGAACCTGGCTGAAATGGGCCTGGCTGCTGATCCAAACAAGGCTGTTCCCATTCCGAAGTTAATGCAACCG GTGATGAAAATGGATCTTGATGGACCAGGAAAAAAGACAACAGTTGTGAGGAAGCCATATGTACTAAGCg AGTTGGAATATCAGGCCAGCCTCCCAGAGAAGAAGTCAGAGACCCTCTCCAGAGATCTCATTGACTATGTTCAGCACATGATCCGGAGTCATGGTCAGAACTACAAG GCTATGGCTCGTGACGAGAAGAACTATTACCAGGACACACCAAAGCAAATAAAGGGGAAGATCAGTGTATATAAACGCTTCTACCCAGAGGAGTACCAAGCTTTTTCTGCCTccctgcagcaggaaaagatggacCAACAATGA